One Rhipicephalus sanguineus isolate Rsan-2018 unplaced genomic scaffold, BIME_Rsan_1.4 Seq1000, whole genome shotgun sequence DNA window includes the following coding sequences:
- the LOC125756470 gene encoding TNF receptor-associated factor 3-like encodes MPDLRRVHRFCDHPIAGVNWRPTRFVDEVPTPGVCGLCHMIPKRIVLLPCLHTLCESCQAAISQGTGGWCALDQEPYEEAECVGYDFPTRKVNALKVYCWNHTQGCEYEGAMKDMLRHFENECTFHSVECIRCGEAVLHRELATHYVAGCSVGVSSAHIENRSLESRALTLQDVKNALEEVKILLRDANHDHVLPVIQSHLNELTEQVRNQESRLAQITREAGASVNAETAQHGKARGVSKAMG; translated from the exons ATGCCGGATCTGAGGCGAGTGCACCGCTTTTGCGACCACCCCATCGCAGGCGTCAACTGGCGACCGACCCGCTTTGTGGACGAGGTGCCCACACCTGGTGTATGTGGCCTCTGTCACATGATTCCGAAGCGGATTGTGCTGCTGCCGTGCTTGCATACTCTCTGCGAATCCTGCCAGGCTGCCATTTCTCAAGGCACCGGTGGGTGGTGTGCCTTGGATCAAGAGCCGTATGAAGAAGCGGAATGTGTCGGCTATGACTTCCCCACCAGAAAAGTGAACGCCTTGAAG GTTTATTGCTGGAACCACACTCAAGGATGCGAGTATGAGGGTGCCATGAAAGATATGCTGCGACACTTCGAGAACGAATGCACATTCCACTCAGTGGAATGTATTCGATGTGGAGAAGCAGTCCTGCACAGGGAACTGGCAACGCACTACGTGGCTGGGTGCAGTGTCGGTGTTTCTTCAGCACACATAGAGAACAGGTCGTTGGAATCTAGAGCGCTGACACTTCAAGACGTGAAGAATGCTCTGGAAGAAGTGAAGATTCTGTTGAGGGACGCCAACCATGACCATGTGCTGCCTGTGATTCAGAGTCATTTGAACGAGCTGACAGAGCAAGTCAGGAACCAGGAATCCAGGTTGGCCCAAATCACACGCGAGGCTGGAGCATCTGTAAATGCAGAGACTGCTCAACATGGGAAAGCTCGTGGTGTGAGCAAAGCAATGGGAAG